A region from the Actinoplanes sp. OR16 genome encodes:
- a CDS encoding glycoside hydrolase family 1 protein — protein MPTFPDGFLWGSATSAHQVEGGNHNNDWWDFEQNPASAARWSSGDGIDHFHRYAGDFALLASLGHNAHRLSVEWSRIEPAPGEFSRAAIGHYRRVLTALASTGMTAFVTLHHFTLPRWLPARGGWLAPDAVDLFARYCARVTAELGDLMPFICTINEPQMIALHGYLEGYHPPGITNPTLWRRVGGVLLDAHLAAVTAIRAAGGARIGLAVQLPLLDGPEPFLGLMRHEIVDRYLDGLTGVDGGDWLGVQFYRKQWVDPGSPFLFAPPPAGFPLTQMGWAVHPDGLREMLHRAARAGLPLYVTENGIATEDDTERVAYLRSHVAATARAIAEGVDVRGYLHWSAFDNFEWSEGYRPRFGLIAVGDDFTRHPKPSAHEFADIIRASKEV, from the coding sequence ATGCCGACATTCCCGGACGGATTCCTCTGGGGAAGCGCCACTTCGGCTCATCAGGTCGAAGGTGGCAACCACAACAACGACTGGTGGGACTTCGAGCAGAACCCCGCCTCTGCCGCGAGGTGGTCGTCCGGCGACGGCATCGATCACTTCCATCGGTACGCCGGAGACTTCGCGCTCCTGGCATCACTGGGACACAACGCCCACCGGCTGTCCGTGGAGTGGTCCCGGATCGAACCCGCTCCCGGCGAGTTCAGCCGCGCGGCGATCGGCCACTACCGCCGGGTGCTGACCGCCCTCGCCAGCACCGGCATGACCGCCTTCGTGACCCTGCACCACTTCACCCTGCCGCGCTGGCTGCCGGCCCGCGGCGGCTGGCTCGCGCCCGACGCGGTCGATCTCTTCGCCCGTTACTGCGCGCGGGTGACGGCCGAGCTCGGTGACCTGATGCCGTTCATCTGCACCATCAACGAGCCCCAGATGATCGCCCTGCACGGCTACCTCGAGGGCTACCACCCGCCGGGTATCACCAACCCGACGCTCTGGCGGCGCGTCGGCGGCGTGCTGCTCGACGCCCACCTCGCCGCCGTCACGGCGATCCGCGCCGCCGGTGGCGCACGAATCGGCCTGGCCGTGCAGCTACCGCTGCTCGACGGGCCGGAGCCGTTCCTCGGCCTGATGCGCCACGAGATCGTCGACCGCTACCTCGACGGCCTGACCGGCGTCGACGGCGGCGACTGGCTCGGCGTGCAGTTCTACCGCAAACAGTGGGTGGACCCGGGATCGCCGTTCCTCTTCGCGCCGCCACCCGCGGGTTTCCCCCTGACCCAGATGGGCTGGGCGGTTCACCCGGACGGCCTGCGCGAGATGCTGCACCGCGCCGCTCGCGCCGGTCTGCCGCTCTACGTCACGGAGAACGGCATCGCGACCGAGGACGACACCGAACGCGTCGCCTACCTGCGTTCGCACGTGGCGGCCACCGCCCGGGCCATCGCCGAAGGTGTCGACGTGCGCGGCTATCTGCACTGGTCGGCGTTCGACAACTTCGAGTGGTCCGAGGGCTACCGGCCCCGATTCGGGCTGATCGCCGTCGGCGACGACTTCACCCGTCACCCCAAACCCAGCGCCCACGAGTTCGCCGACATCATCCGCGCGTCGAAAGAGGTCTGA
- a CDS encoding alpha-L-rhamnosidase, which yields MKRRTALGLSLAVPSATVLTGSPASAHGNGPGPRVVGLRVDGRGDEPLGLDTRTPVFSWRFAETSSPAADRQTAYQIRVHDGGRLLWDSGTVSSAVQSGVRYAGRALTSRQRLSWQVRAWDASGKATGWSRASTWETGLLEQSDWGDARWIEHPGRAENQPMPIFARQFTTDTRRTVVRARLYLSGVGMHLATVNGRSLTDEVLAPGYSNYQLSSEYRVYDISDQLRKGPNTVGVRLGNGPAYVRRSVTNPAVGRTAPYSWWQSQLKGNGTLIGAVEAGATSVTVSSVTGYHVGGTVNVDTGGGGDNLESRVITAIGADSITFTPGLSKPHPADATVTGSGNNIAASDASAGAAVTPRFIARLEITYAHGRDTVIVSDREWRTALGPLITDAWYSGSDFDARREQPGWDEPKSDLSATAKRRDGTATGWIAAGIAPPPNLATKLVGRTAPPITVADRYEPVAITNPVPGTWVFDFGQNIVGFPLLRLRNVPAGTTIRVSPAESLAADGTVDQASLRGGGGSRGVDLFNTYTTAGLRGGETWRPDFNYFGMQWVQVTGLPDGYVPTTETITGLRVQAETPLAGAVTTSNARVNRIHKMAWYSFAGNIMSVFTDCPGREKLSYPADYTMPMGSIHRNFDLDAYLRTHERHLAEGQSLADTPMRGNVALKTPVYDWGYTGRFGDEINWGNAIILVPGFLRSLYGDVETAARYYPQLVLFADYIARQKAVNHIVDAALADWVSAEPVSGKITGTWGYYMMAKDLAALAADLGKPVDAARFSALAADITTAFNTTFWDSARKLYADNGAVSQSAQALALDAGLVPDAERQAVLDNLVAMIYAFHPNGGGPHFSGGTIGMAPTVRALSAGGRDDVLWDLIHSDEQPSYGYFMESTVANPGGMTTMGERWNRGDSKNHMILAQIEEWFHAGLAGICAAAGTIAYRELVIQPKVVGDLTFVKGHYVTPQGTARSEWRRDGNRLRLTVTVPPNTTATVHVPTLGGRVASPPRRARFLRVEGGYAVFEVPSGTYAFSTR from the coding sequence ATGAAACGACGTACAGCGCTAGGACTGTCCCTCGCCGTTCCCTCCGCGACCGTGCTGACCGGTAGTCCCGCCTCCGCCCACGGCAACGGGCCCGGCCCGCGGGTCGTCGGCCTCCGGGTCGACGGCCGTGGCGACGAGCCGCTCGGTCTCGACACCCGGACGCCGGTGTTCAGCTGGCGGTTCGCCGAGACGTCGTCGCCGGCCGCCGATCGGCAGACCGCCTATCAGATCCGGGTCCACGACGGCGGCCGGCTCCTCTGGGACTCCGGCACAGTGAGCTCGGCCGTGCAATCCGGTGTCCGCTACGCCGGCCGGGCGCTGACCTCCCGGCAGCGACTGAGCTGGCAGGTCCGCGCCTGGGACGCTTCCGGGAAGGCCACCGGCTGGAGCCGGGCGTCGACCTGGGAGACCGGTCTGCTGGAGCAGTCCGACTGGGGTGACGCACGCTGGATCGAACACCCCGGCCGTGCCGAGAACCAGCCGATGCCGATCTTCGCCCGGCAGTTCACCACGGATACGCGCCGCACGGTCGTCCGGGCACGGCTCTACCTGTCCGGTGTCGGCATGCACCTGGCGACCGTCAACGGGCGTTCGCTGACCGACGAGGTCCTGGCTCCCGGTTACTCCAACTACCAGCTCTCCAGCGAGTACCGGGTCTACGACATCTCGGATCAATTGCGCAAAGGACCGAACACCGTCGGGGTACGCCTCGGCAACGGGCCTGCCTACGTCCGGCGCAGTGTCACCAACCCCGCTGTGGGACGGACCGCGCCGTACTCCTGGTGGCAGAGCCAGCTCAAGGGCAACGGCACCCTGATCGGCGCCGTCGAGGCGGGCGCCACCAGCGTGACCGTGTCGAGCGTGACCGGCTACCACGTCGGCGGGACCGTCAACGTGGACACCGGCGGAGGCGGCGACAACCTGGAGTCGCGGGTCATCACCGCGATCGGCGCCGACAGCATCACGTTCACGCCCGGCCTGTCGAAGCCGCATCCGGCCGATGCCACGGTCACCGGCTCCGGCAACAACATCGCCGCCAGCGACGCCAGCGCCGGCGCCGCTGTCACGCCGCGCTTCATCGCCCGGCTGGAGATCACGTACGCCCACGGCCGGGACACCGTGATCGTCTCCGATCGGGAGTGGCGGACCGCGCTCGGCCCGCTGATCACCGACGCCTGGTACTCGGGCTCGGACTTCGACGCCCGCCGCGAGCAGCCCGGCTGGGACGAGCCGAAGTCCGACCTGTCGGCCACGGCGAAGCGCCGCGACGGCACCGCCACCGGGTGGATCGCCGCCGGGATCGCGCCGCCGCCGAACCTGGCCACGAAGCTGGTCGGCCGCACCGCGCCGCCGATCACGGTCGCCGACCGCTACGAGCCGGTCGCGATCACCAACCCGGTACCGGGCACATGGGTGTTCGATTTCGGCCAGAACATCGTCGGGTTTCCTCTCCTTCGCCTGCGGAACGTGCCCGCCGGCACGACCATCCGCGTTTCGCCCGCCGAATCCCTCGCCGCTGACGGCACCGTGGATCAGGCGTCGCTGCGCGGCGGTGGCGGCAGCCGGGGTGTCGACCTGTTCAACACCTACACCACGGCCGGGCTGCGCGGCGGCGAGACCTGGCGGCCGGACTTCAACTACTTCGGCATGCAGTGGGTGCAGGTCACCGGCCTTCCGGACGGGTATGTGCCGACCACCGAGACGATCACCGGGCTGCGGGTACAGGCCGAGACCCCGCTTGCCGGCGCGGTCACCACCTCGAACGCCCGGGTCAACCGGATCCACAAGATGGCCTGGTACTCGTTCGCCGGCAACATCATGAGCGTCTTCACCGACTGCCCCGGCCGGGAGAAGCTGTCCTACCCGGCCGACTACACGATGCCGATGGGGTCGATCCACCGGAACTTCGACCTCGACGCCTACCTGCGCACCCACGAGCGGCACCTGGCCGAAGGGCAGTCCCTCGCGGACACGCCGATGCGCGGCAACGTAGCGCTCAAGACCCCGGTCTACGACTGGGGCTACACCGGGCGCTTCGGCGACGAGATCAACTGGGGTAACGCGATCATCCTGGTGCCCGGTTTCCTGCGCTCGCTGTACGGCGACGTCGAGACCGCGGCCCGCTACTACCCGCAGCTCGTCCTCTTCGCCGACTACATCGCGCGGCAGAAGGCGGTGAACCACATCGTCGACGCGGCCCTGGCCGACTGGGTCTCGGCAGAACCGGTCTCCGGGAAGATCACCGGGACGTGGGGCTACTACATGATGGCAAAGGATCTCGCAGCGCTGGCCGCGGACCTGGGAAAGCCGGTTGATGCCGCCCGGTTCTCGGCACTGGCCGCCGACATCACCACGGCGTTCAACACGACATTCTGGGATTCGGCGCGCAAGCTCTACGCCGACAACGGCGCCGTCTCCCAGTCGGCGCAGGCCCTCGCCCTCGACGCCGGTCTCGTGCCGGATGCCGAACGCCAGGCGGTCCTCGACAACCTGGTGGCGATGATCTACGCGTTCCACCCGAACGGCGGCGGCCCGCACTTCAGCGGCGGCACCATCGGCATGGCACCGACCGTGCGGGCGCTTTCCGCCGGCGGCCGCGACGACGTCCTCTGGGACCTGATCCACTCCGACGAGCAGCCCAGCTACGGCTATTTCATGGAGTCGACCGTCGCCAACCCCGGCGGCATGACGACCATGGGGGAGCGGTGGAACCGCGGCGACTCGAAGAACCACATGATCCTCGCGCAGATCGAGGAGTGGTTCCACGCCGGTCTCGCCGGTATCTGCGCCGCCGCCGGCACGATCGCCTACCGCGAGCTGGTCATCCAGCCCAAGGTGGTCGGTGACCTGACGTTCGTGAAGGGCCACTACGTCACGCCGCAGGGCACCGCCCGCTCGGAGTGGAGACGCGACGGCAACCGGCTGCGGCTGACCGTCACCGTCCCGCCGAACACGACCGCGACCGTCCACGTGCCGACCCTGGGCGGCCGGGTGGCTTCCCCTCCGCGCCGCGCTCGCTTCCTGCGGGTGGAAGGCGGCTACGCGGTCTTCGAGGTGCCGTCCGGCACCTACGCCTTCAGCACTCGCTGA
- a CDS encoding ABC transporter substrate-binding protein: protein MRKVLAAVAAASLLAACSSGTNAGNDDSGDNQTLTIASVDQGSIEKVVDAFKAANPGVTVNLTTSGADQYQQQIRTQLSSGTAPDVMTVWPGNGNPGATYVIAEPGYLRDLSDQPWAAQLPDAFKKVAQYEGKTYNALFGLNGIGAVYNDEALTESGLTAPGTWTELLAFCKAAAGKGTPAFALGIQDNWVTQIVLYALVATTVYSGDKDFDAKMAAGQATFANSQWTTAMAKYQEMNSAGCFQKDPLGTSYEASQTLAATGKTLGIVQGNWIIGLLKEKNPDGEFTMKALPATDDPAQFIMPAAAGAGYGINAKAKNPELALEFVTFVMSPEGMKTFNEAQGSLPTLPGAGTTVDPGLAELTSFVEGDKTVPFMDQLWPNAKVQQTMLSGLQEVFSNQTTADQVLTDMDTDYKAGS from the coding sequence ATGAGAAAAGTCCTCGCCGCGGTTGCGGCAGCATCCCTTCTCGCCGCCTGTTCCAGCGGCACCAACGCCGGGAACGACGACAGCGGCGACAACCAGACCCTGACGATCGCCTCGGTCGACCAGGGCTCGATCGAGAAGGTCGTCGACGCGTTCAAGGCCGCCAACCCCGGCGTCACCGTCAACCTGACCACCAGCGGCGCCGACCAGTACCAGCAGCAGATCCGCACGCAGCTGTCCTCCGGCACCGCGCCGGACGTGATGACCGTGTGGCCCGGCAACGGCAACCCCGGCGCCACCTATGTGATCGCCGAGCCCGGTTATCTGCGGGACCTGTCCGACCAGCCGTGGGCCGCGCAGCTGCCGGACGCTTTCAAGAAGGTCGCTCAATACGAGGGTAAGACGTACAACGCGCTCTTCGGTCTCAACGGCATCGGCGCGGTCTACAACGACGAGGCGCTCACCGAATCGGGCCTGACGGCGCCGGGGACCTGGACCGAACTGCTCGCGTTCTGCAAGGCCGCCGCCGGCAAGGGCACGCCCGCGTTCGCGCTCGGCATCCAGGACAACTGGGTGACCCAGATCGTGCTGTACGCGCTGGTCGCGACCACCGTCTACAGCGGTGACAAGGACTTCGACGCCAAGATGGCCGCCGGGCAGGCCACCTTCGCGAACTCGCAGTGGACCACCGCGATGGCCAAGTACCAGGAGATGAACAGCGCCGGCTGCTTCCAGAAGGACCCGCTCGGCACGAGTTACGAGGCCAGCCAGACCCTCGCCGCCACCGGAAAGACGCTCGGCATCGTCCAGGGTAACTGGATCATCGGGCTGCTCAAGGAGAAGAACCCGGACGGCGAGTTCACCATGAAGGCGCTGCCGGCCACCGACGACCCGGCGCAGTTCATCATGCCCGCCGCGGCCGGCGCCGGATACGGCATCAACGCCAAGGCGAAGAACCCCGAGCTCGCGCTCGAGTTCGTCACGTTCGTGATGTCGCCCGAGGGCATGAAGACCTTCAACGAGGCGCAGGGCAGCCTGCCGACGCTTCCGGGCGCGGGCACCACCGTCGACCCGGGCCTGGCCGAGCTCACCTCGTTCGTCGAGGGCGACAAGACCGTGCCGTTCATGGACCAGCTGTGGCCGAACGCGAAGGTGCAGCAGACCATGCTCAGCGGCCTGCAAGAGGTCTTCAGCAACCAGACCACCGCTGACCAGGTCCTCACCGACATGGACACCGACTACAAGGCCGGCTCCTGA
- a CDS encoding MarR family winged helix-turn-helix transcriptional regulator gives MDPLIDALTRCTFEVTAVLTRIGAENDLSLTQLRVLGILRDRRLRVTELATYLGLDKSTMSGLIDRAERRGLLARERNPSDGRAVDVFITPAGLELASRLRAELERALTPAVDRLLPEQRTQLLSLLETLTR, from the coding sequence ATGGATCCGCTCATCGACGCGCTCACCCGCTGCACGTTCGAGGTGACCGCGGTGCTGACCCGCATCGGCGCCGAGAACGACCTGTCCCTCACCCAGCTGCGGGTACTCGGCATCCTGCGCGACCGGCGGCTGCGGGTGACCGAGCTCGCCACCTATCTGGGCCTGGACAAATCCACGATGTCCGGCCTGATCGACCGCGCCGAACGCCGGGGCCTGCTGGCCCGCGAACGCAATCCGTCCGACGGCCGGGCCGTCGACGTCTTCATCACCCCGGCCGGCCTGGAACTCGCGTCCCGGCTGCGCGCGGAGCTCGAGCGCGCCCTGACCCCGGCCGTCGACCGGCTGCTGCCGGAACAGCGCACCCAGCTGCTGAGCCTGCTCGAAACCCTGACCCGCTGA
- a CDS encoding carboxylesterase/lipase family protein, with the protein MPRRTLIAGSLAVAASSLVAAPAQARPGRWKEEAATRYGRVRGRRQDGIVKFLGVPYATPPVGKLRFRAPQPLPPWRGVRDAVDFPNPAFQVAGGEMGPSGNGRMPAPSEDCLYLNIWTPAVDGRRRPVMFYNHGGGYMIGSGSATGQDGTRLARLYDVVVVESNHRLGLLGYLYLGDGHAANQGMQDILAALRWTAENIGYFGGDPDNIMVWGESGGGAKTAAVYTMPAAAKLFHKASIESAAPLRFPTRDGAVARADRTLHLLGLTRRDVRKLHDIPAARLLEVQVSEAANGVAPWGDPDPLPGFGAFVDGRIIPRHPFADGAAPWSAGKPLMVGTTRDETVFFSLFGPKDVFSLDLAGLRSRLSSTYQGAELDRIIEVFRRSRPGATPAQLYFVITTSPIRRDAIAIAEAKVAQRRAPVYMYQLAYPDPTVVPGTDFPLGSPHASDIPLKFANTPSTEPAGERATARHMSALWAGFARDGRPDAPGVPRWPAYTRRDRATMWIDATCRIVEDPDQSERLYWERRA; encoded by the coding sequence GTGCCCCGCAGAACGCTGATCGCCGGATCGCTGGCCGTCGCCGCCTCGTCCCTGGTCGCGGCTCCTGCCCAGGCCCGCCCCGGCCGGTGGAAGGAGGAGGCGGCGACCCGGTACGGCCGGGTCCGCGGCCGCCGGCAGGACGGCATCGTCAAATTCCTCGGCGTCCCGTACGCCACCCCGCCGGTCGGCAAGCTCCGGTTCCGGGCGCCGCAGCCGTTGCCACCGTGGCGCGGCGTACGGGATGCGGTGGATTTTCCGAACCCCGCCTTTCAGGTGGCCGGAGGTGAGATGGGCCCGAGCGGCAACGGCCGGATGCCGGCACCGTCCGAGGACTGCCTCTACCTCAACATCTGGACCCCGGCGGTCGACGGCAGACGCCGCCCGGTGATGTTCTACAACCACGGCGGCGGATACATGATCGGGTCGGGTTCCGCCACCGGGCAGGACGGCACACGACTGGCCAGGCTGTACGACGTCGTGGTGGTCGAGTCCAACCACCGGCTCGGGCTGCTCGGCTACCTGTACCTCGGTGATGGTCACGCCGCCAACCAGGGCATGCAGGACATCCTCGCGGCACTGCGCTGGACGGCCGAGAACATCGGCTACTTCGGCGGCGACCCGGACAACATCATGGTCTGGGGCGAGAGCGGCGGCGGCGCCAAGACCGCGGCCGTCTACACCATGCCGGCGGCGGCGAAGCTGTTCCACAAGGCGTCGATCGAGAGCGCCGCGCCCCTGCGGTTCCCCACCCGGGACGGCGCGGTCGCGCGCGCCGACCGCACCCTTCACCTGCTCGGGCTGACCCGTCGCGACGTCCGCAAGCTGCACGACATCCCGGCCGCCCGGCTCCTCGAAGTCCAGGTGTCCGAGGCGGCGAACGGGGTCGCGCCGTGGGGTGACCCCGACCCGCTGCCCGGCTTCGGGGCCTTCGTCGACGGCCGGATCATCCCGCGGCACCCGTTCGCTGACGGGGCGGCGCCATGGTCGGCCGGGAAACCGCTGATGGTCGGCACCACGCGCGACGAGACCGTCTTCTTCAGCCTCTTCGGGCCGAAGGACGTCTTCAGCCTCGATCTCGCCGGGCTGCGCAGCCGGTTGAGCAGCACCTATCAGGGCGCCGAACTCGACCGGATCATCGAGGTCTTCCGCCGCTCGCGGCCGGGCGCCACCCCGGCGCAGCTGTACTTCGTGATCACCACCTCACCGATCCGGCGCGACGCGATCGCCATCGCCGAGGCGAAGGTGGCCCAGCGGCGGGCGCCGGTGTACATGTACCAGCTCGCCTATCCGGACCCGACCGTGGTGCCCGGCACCGACTTCCCGCTCGGCTCCCCGCACGCCTCCGACATCCCCCTCAAGTTCGCTAACACTCCGTCCACCGAACCGGCGGGGGAGCGGGCGACCGCCCGGCACATGAGCGCGCTCTGGGCCGGCTTCGCCCGCGACGGCCGGCCGGACGCGCCGGGGGTGCCGCGCTGGCCCGCCTACACCCGCCGGGACCGGGCCACCATGTGGATCGACGCCACGTGCAGGATCGTCGAGGACCCGGACCAGAGCGAACGGCTGTACTGGGAACGTCGGGCGTGA
- a CDS encoding zinc-binding alcohol dehydrogenase family protein, which translates to MRAAVLSGPGTPPVYGEFPEPVASGDHEQVVQVLAAGLHHLTRSKATGSHYSSTGRFPLVPGADGVVRDQEGRLRYAALDDTTSGTFAERTVIDLRRSVLLPDDADPVRIAAAMNPGMSSWVALRRRIDFVPGQRVLIIGATGNAGRMAVQIAKLFGASQVIAAGRDEQRLAELQALGADETCTLDGLAVAADVDVVLDYVWGDVSAAAMIPMLTARADRSAPLTWIQIGSLAGATAPIPSAALRSARLQLVGSGIGSVPARDFLTELPGLAAAISKGEIEVRATAAALADVTRAWTATTTDRIVLVP; encoded by the coding sequence ATGCGCGCAGCAGTCCTCTCCGGGCCCGGCACCCCGCCCGTCTACGGCGAATTCCCCGAACCGGTCGCGTCCGGCGACCACGAGCAGGTGGTGCAGGTCCTCGCCGCCGGCCTGCACCACCTGACCCGGTCCAAGGCGACCGGCTCGCACTACAGCAGCACCGGCCGGTTTCCGCTGGTCCCGGGCGCCGACGGGGTGGTCCGCGACCAGGAGGGCCGGCTGCGGTACGCCGCCCTCGACGACACGACCTCCGGCACGTTCGCCGAGCGCACCGTCATCGACCTCCGCCGCAGCGTGCTGCTGCCCGACGACGCCGACCCGGTTCGCATCGCCGCGGCCATGAACCCCGGGATGTCGTCGTGGGTCGCGCTGCGCCGGCGTATCGACTTCGTCCCCGGGCAACGGGTTCTGATCATCGGCGCGACCGGCAACGCCGGGCGGATGGCCGTACAGATAGCCAAGCTCTTCGGCGCCTCACAGGTGATCGCCGCCGGCCGCGACGAGCAGCGCCTGGCCGAACTCCAGGCGCTCGGCGCCGACGAGACCTGCACTCTCGACGGGCTCGCGGTCGCGGCCGATGTGGATGTCGTGCTCGACTACGTGTGGGGTGACGTCAGCGCCGCCGCGATGATCCCGATGCTGACCGCCCGCGCCGACCGGTCCGCGCCCCTGACCTGGATCCAGATCGGTTCGCTGGCCGGCGCGACGGCTCCGATCCCGTCGGCGGCGCTCCGCTCGGCCCGCCTGCAGCTCGTCGGCAGCGGCATCGGCTCGGTCCCGGCCCGCGATTTCCTCACGGAACTGCCGGGCCTCGCGGCCGCGATCTCCAAGGGCGAGATAGAGGTACGAGCGACAGCCGCCGCTCTCGCCGACGTGACCCGAGCATGGACCGCGACCACCACCGATCGCATCGTCCTGGTGCCCTGA
- a CDS encoding HAD family phosphatase translates to MTVRAVVFDVGGVLALVEPMDFDARWEAKLGLERGTIGAAMADVWEAGAIGGVTEAEVHQALSERLGLDAEEVMADMWEQYLGRPNTALIAFVRGLRPACRTGILSNSFVGAREREQQRYGLSDLVDEVIYSHEEGMNKPDPRLWELTCRRLGSAPDETVFVDDSPALVRSARAYGMHAVLFQDTAQTIREVEALLSTRRRLGL, encoded by the coding sequence ATGACGGTGCGGGCAGTGGTCTTCGACGTCGGCGGGGTGCTGGCGCTGGTCGAGCCGATGGACTTCGACGCCCGGTGGGAGGCGAAGCTCGGCCTGGAGCGCGGGACGATCGGCGCGGCCATGGCTGACGTGTGGGAGGCGGGCGCGATCGGCGGCGTGACCGAGGCCGAGGTCCATCAGGCGCTGAGCGAGCGGCTCGGGCTCGACGCCGAGGAGGTGATGGCCGACATGTGGGAGCAGTACCTCGGCCGCCCCAACACCGCGCTGATCGCGTTCGTCCGAGGGCTGCGCCCCGCCTGCCGTACCGGGATCCTGAGCAACAGCTTCGTCGGCGCGCGCGAGCGGGAGCAGCAGAGATACGGTCTGAGCGACCTCGTCGACGAGGTGATCTACTCACACGAGGAGGGGATGAACAAACCCGACCCGCGACTGTGGGAGCTCACCTGCCGGCGCCTGGGATCCGCGCCGGACGAGACGGTGTTCGTGGACGACTCGCCGGCCCTGGTGCGGAGCGCGCGGGCGTACGGAATGCACGCCGTCCTTTTCCAGGACACCGCGCAGACCATCCGTGAGGTCGAAGCGCTCCTCAGTACTCGACGCCGGCTCGGGCTATGA